Sequence from the Saccopteryx bilineata isolate mSacBil1 chromosome 6, mSacBil1_pri_phased_curated, whole genome shotgun sequence genome:
AAAAGCCACCGAGGTGTAGTGGTGTGGGGCGGAGCAGTGTGAGGTGGGCGGAGCAGAGCAGGGTGGGCGGAGCTGGCAGGGTAGGCCGAGCAGGGCAGAGTGGGTGGAGCTGGCAGGGTGGGCGGAGCAGGAAGGCATGGGCGGAGCTGGCAGGGTAGGCGGAGCAGGGCGGGGTGGGCGGAGCTGGCAGGGTGGGCGGAGCAGGCAGGGTAGGCGGAGCTGGTGGGAGCAGTGTGAGGGGGGCGGGCAAGGCAGAGTGGGTGGAACAGGGCGGGGTGGGTGGAGCAGGGTGGGCGGAGCAGGAGGGGTGGGCGGAGCTGGCAGGGTGGGCGGGGCAAGTCGGGGTGGGTGGGCAGTACCTGTACATGGGCACGGTGACCGTGCGTTCGTAGTACTGCCACGTCGAATGCAGGTCGGTGCGCGACAGGTTGGTGGCGTAGAACCGCCAGGCAGACTACAGGGGAGACAGGAGCAGGTAGGTCAACGGCGCTGCTTGGGTTACAGCGACCACACGGGGCCCTCCCACCTCTCGTAGGGCCCCCAGGCACCTACCTGTCCCCTGCCTCTCTTTTAGACGGGACCTCATGCCTGCCTATCTCAGCTGGTGGGGTGTGGCCGCGGGGCAGGTGGACCGCACCAGTGAGCAGTCTGTTCCTTTGTGGGTCAGTATCACCTGACACCTGGCAGTTATACCCTGGCACCTCGTGGTCACCTCCTGCCTTCCCAGTCCTGAGGAGACGTAGGTGGCCTACGCAGCCTCAGGAGCTGGGGGACAGGAGACACGGGCCTCCACCCTCCCAGCATGGCGACCcacatacagtgtgtgtgtgaggggcaaACTGAGCAAACCACAGAGTCCCGGACTGCTGATTAGACTGTCCTCAACCCAGCCTGGACTCTGTCCCCTACTGTTGTGTATGTGTTAGACTAACACAAAACCCCCCATTCTAACCACATGTAAAGTCTACAGTCCAGTGGCACTCGGTACACTCACGGTGCGGTGTGACCCTCACCGCCCTCTGGCTGCACGTTCTCATCACCTCAGAATGAATCATCCCACTCTCCTTAGCagtcaccccacacacacacacacacccaggcctGGCAAGCACCCCTCTGCACAGTCCCCAAGGGTCTCCTACCAACAGAACCACAGAACCCACAGCCTCTGGGGCTGGCTTCTTGCACAGAACGTGTTTCCAAGGCCCACCCACCCCTGTGCTTCATTCCtgttaaggctaaataatattcaatTTGAGTATTATTCAACATTGAATATTATTCAACACTTAATAAGTGACACCAGTGCTGCTTACCCATTCCCCATCGATGGACACGGGAGTCCGTTCCACCTTTGAACAtctgtgaataaagctgctacaaACACTGGCCTGAACCTGCTTGGTTGAacacctgttttcaattcttttggatgtaTGCACTTCAATGTGAGATTGCCGGGTCACGTgataatgtgttgtttttttaaggaacCCCAAACTTTATTCTAGAGTGGCTGCACCATCTCacgttcccaccagcagcgaATGAGGGTTCCCCACCTACACAACCTCCCCTATTTCTACCGCCCCAGCGGACGTGGTGTCTCGCCGTGGCTTTGATCTGCATTTCCCCGATGACCGGAGAGGCCGAActgtcttttcatgtgcttgtggGCCGCCTGCACATCAGCGGACAGGTGTCTACTGGAGTCCTTTGTCCATTTCCCAACTGGGCTGAGCTGTGAGAGTCCTTTTTGTATTTTGGGTGTTATCaattttgataaagtcctatttatctctctctatatatatatactttgagctcttatatttattttcttaatggttaCCTTGGGGATTATGACTGTACAATTTTTAACATCGTACATGTTTAACCATCTAGTTTGAATTAATACCGATTTAGTGTGAACAGGACACAGAACTCTGCTCCTATGCAGTCGCCCCTTCTGCTGTCATAGTTCTGAATGACATCTCTATGCACTGTGTGCCCAGACACGTGGGGCCACCTAGACTCACCTGGATCAGGCCCGCAGCGGGATTCCGTCTCTTCTCAAAGTGCTTCTGTCGATGCTGCTCCTGAACTTTCAGGGCAAAGCCAGACCCCAAAATGCCCTGCAAGTCGCTGGGGTCACACCGTGCCCCTGGGACCACGgtgtcccacccccaccctacacTTGCCTCTTGGGCTCCACTGCCCACCTGCTCTTCCCCGAATCACTGGGAGACCAGGTTGGGGGAAGTACCTGGATTCAGGGTAAAGGACACATCGGCTTGTCCTTCCCTGACCTGTCCAGACCGTGGCGAGTGGGAGCCGGGCTCCCCATGAAGGGGCCGCCTGGGACAGCATCCACTCTGCCACTTGCCAGCTGCCCTTCTGCCCTGCCCGGTCCAGCCGTGGGTGAACAGTTAACAGAGCCCTCACCCTTTCTGAAGGAGATGGGGGTCTTTTTCCCCTGGAGACCTGACATGGGTGCTGTGTCACCGTGCAGCATTGATCCTGGTTATGGGGACCTTGCTGACAAGTCCCACTAGAGTGAGTGGAGCTGACAGTGCCCTACCGATGTGGAGTCAGAAGTCACAGCCTGGGATGCTCAGAGCTCTCGGATGACATGCTATGGAAGTTACCAGACCCAGGCCAGGACAGCCCCAGTTGGGGGGCTCCTCACACCTAAGATGCCACCTCCAGCTCCTGGAGGGCCGTGGATCCTGCAGGAGCCCCATTCCTAACCCACAGTCCCCTAGGGGACGGTGCCCAGAGCAGCCTGTGCTCCCCTGGGGAACCCCAGACCTCACCCCCACCAGAGGCAGGCAGGGGTGCAGGACTCACGGCGGGAAGAGCAAAGAAGGAAACGCCGATGAGGGTGAACGTTGCCGCCAGGAGTCTCCCGTTCCAGGTCTGGGGGTACTTGTCCCCATAGCCAATGGTTGTCAAGGTGATCTGCAGGACAGTGAGCTGGGTCACTAGCCAGGCCTGGCAGTGGCCACTCAGGGGCCAGTGACCCTGTACCAGATGCTCTTCTTCAGGAagggctcccccccaccccacagggcAGGCTGGACTCCCCGCAGCAGGAGGAACATGGAAGCCCCTCCCTCTCATGccgcccccacacacacccctgagcCCGGGTCATCATCAGCCCACAACCACACTGAAACTCCCCacatctcccctcttttctcttcacagggggtgggggttggatcAACGGACATGCATTCCAGGGCTTGTGGCCGTAGTGACATAATCAGAAATAGACTAAAGGTGACTTCAGTGCCCGGGAGACACGCACAATTCCCAGCAACTGGACCTGAACGTGTGCCCAAGGCCGCACAGCCAGCATTTGTGCAGCGGGTCTGGGGTCCCAGGAGACAAGGGGACCATGGGAGTCAAAGCATGTCCCCAGGCTGAGtgtcctgacccccccccccaggaagtgTCTGGAAAGGAGGGGCACGCAGCCCCTTGCCGGGGGTGTCCATGGAAACGGGTGAGGAGGGGTCAGGCTGAGGTTGGTCAGCGAATGGGGGCAATGCGGGCCCTGCTGGTCCCCAGGGCTCCACTCTCCTGTCACAGGCTGTCCACACCAGGAGCAGAAGGGACCCTTCCCAGCATGACCCAGGAAGGCCTTTGTCCGAAGAGATCACTTTCGTAGCCTCCACGTGACAGAAAAAGGGCCTTGAGGGGCTGGGAAGGCAGGTGCCATGAGCAGGGGCCCCAGATCCAAGTGCTCCGGACCTACCCTAGGTGGGGGCAGCCCAGAGGGTGGAACCCAGGGAGCAggggtctgttttctttttccaaactCTCCAGTCCCTCATGTGACAGGCAGGATGGCCCCTCTGACCCTCCAGCAGGAAGAAAGATGGTCACCATGGCCACAGACACGCACCCCTGGGCCAGGCCTCGTGCCATCCACACATGGGCCAGTGCATCTGcactccctcccccagcctgggCACCACGGTCACGTGTGGCCAGCAGGTGGCTCCAGGGAGACAGGACAGGCCACAGAGAGCCGGGAGTCTCCACTCCAGGCTCCAGGGTGGGGGGACCCATGGAGGGCGTGGGCGAGCCCCGCGGCCGGGACTCACCAGGCCCCACCAGAGCGCGTCTGCGTAGGTGTCGAAGTGGTCATTCTCGCCCTTCTCCGCCAGGTACACGAGAAACGAGGCCAGGATGAGGCACAAGAAGCCGATGTACCAGGCAGTGACCAGCTCCTGAAAGACGGCCGCATCAGAGCGGCTGGCCAGAGTCCCGCCCTCCCTGCCCGAGGGGGGGACTCTGAGTCTCCAGGGCTTTAGGGCAGCACACGGAGCCCCCAGCCATCCAGGCCGGCAGCTTCCAGCCACATGTCCCCAAGTCTGAGGCAGGTGACAAGGTGGCTGGTTTTCCTGGGTGTCCCCACACCTGTGCACCTCACATCTGGGAGTATGGCGGCTAAAGACAGCCCAGCACACACCTCCGTCCTGGTTTGGGAGTGTCCCCCCGAGCAAGCGCCAGGCCACTGGGCCAGAGGACGTTGGAACGTGAGACTCTACCTCCACTTCCCTAAGTCTGGGGAAGACACCCTGACCACCCATCATCTTTGAGGAGGGCTCCAGCACCAGGGAGACCAACATCCTTGGTCCAGTTGACCAAGCCCCCACCTCAAGCTTCAGACAAGAGGGTCAGTGGGTAGGGAGCcatgggggggggcagtgaggaTGCCCACGACCAGGGTGGCACAGCCAGGCAGGGCTCCTGGAACGTGGGGAGAAATTGGTGATGGGTCTCACCGCCGGCAGCCACCACGACCCTCAGCCTAAAGGGGCAGTGACCGGGGTGTAGATCCCGGCTCGCTCGCCTGACCTCGGAGCCCGTGGCCGTGGGTGAGGCCGACCGGACAGACCCCCTGGGCCCCGCCCAGCCAGCCCTGGCGCCCGCCCCCGCGGCCGGTGCACCTTGCTGTGCGCGTAGACCACGGAGCCCAGGAGCTTCCAGGTGCCGCCCCGCCGGTCCATGCGGATCATCCGGAGGATCTGCAGGAAACGCAGGCTCCGGAGCGCGGACGTGGCAAAGACGTTGCCCTGGGAGCCGGCGGCCAACACCGCGATGGAAGCAATGAGCACCATGATGTCTGTGGAGACGGGGCGCTGGAGGCGGCTGCGGGGgtgacgcccccccccccacccccccacccccgcttccaGGAGAACGGGCAGATGGACAGAGGCACGTGCACAGCATCGGGTGCGGGGCCCCGACtgcctgcccagccctgccctgcaccCCTGCCTCTCAGGCCGCGTTAGCCACGAGCTCTGACACCAAGAGGCGCAACACCCCGCAGTCTCGTCTGGCCTGCCGGCTCCTTCCAGGGCCCACACCCATCCTGCACCCCCACTAGGCCTCACCGATCACACAGAAGGGCTTCCGGGCAAACTTGAGCCGCCCCCTCCAGCCGCGGTACCGGCAGCAGCAGCCCGCGGCCCAGATCCGCACAAAGTACTCCACACCAAACACCACGATGGTCACGATTTCCTGCAGGGGAGGCCGCAACTGAGCCAGGGCGGCAGCTGGGGCGGCCTGGCCTAGCTGGTGTCACTGGGGTCCTGCCCCCAACAGGGCCGGGAAGGGAGGGCTCCTCAGTGGTGGCCTTCTGGACGGGAGGCCCTTCCCTCACCAAAAACGACACAGAAATTACACTGTGGTTGCCATGgcgcctgcccctgccccccatgGGATGGCTGTGAGCCTCACAACCCATGTCTGCCAGTGAGCACCCCACATCTGCATGCTGGAGGGGCCACATGGTCCTCAGGAGGGTGGGGGCAGTCCATCGCTGTGACGACACAGGGTGCGGACCAGGCCGGGTCAGGTTGGGACATACTGGGTGTTGGGGtgttggggtggggcagggggaccCCTCCTCAGAGGCGCTCCCCGTCCACCCACGCAGGCTCACCAGGATGTACAGCGCGCCCTCCGAGCTCTTCTCATACTCCTTGATGGTGGAGAACACAGACAGCACCAGGCAGGAGAAGACCAGCAGGAACCTAGGACCAGGGCAACGCCGTCAGCGGTGCTGACCCGGAGGAGGCCggaagccagggccagagcagagcagagggcacATGGCCGGCCGAGGCCACCCCCAGGATCCCAGGATTCACCCCCCACTGTCACTCACGCCCCTCATCCGTCTGGTCAACCCTGACAGCCTCCTGCGGAAGGAGTATCTCTGGAGCTCAGAGTCGAGGGGAGCAGGCCCAGCGCCCAGAGGAAGgtcctgcccccccccgcccccgcccggcgGCGAAGGCACGGTGCCCGAATAGCACACTCTCCCTTGTTCACGTTTCTGCTCTAGGCTCTCAGGCAGAAACTCTCTATCTTCCTGTTGACACTGACCTTCACAAACAGCCCTGCCTGTGTCcatgtggggggcgggggggtccTGTCCTGTGTGAGCTGGTGTCAGTGTGGGGACTCTCATCATGCCTGAGCTGGTGTCTTTGGGGAGTGGGTCCCTCCCTGTGTGAGCCGGTGTCCACATGGGTGTCCCGCCCTATGTGACCTGATGTCCCTGTGGGGGTCCCATCCACAGACCTGCGTCTGCTGGCTGCCCTGTCAGTTCCTGATTACTGGGCACCGAGAGCCGCCGTGCAGACAGTGTGGACACCGGGGCCCTGTCCAGAGcgcccagccagagcacacagagtggggtggggtctcagggaagcAGAGCCCCAGATGGCTGAGGACCTGGTCCAGGGTTCCTGAGGGACACGGAGCCCATGCAGGGGGCAGCTGGAGGAGGGCCACGCCATGCCCCTTCCACGTGTCCTTGCTACCTGGACAGCCATCATCCAGTTCCACATCCACGGACTCCAGGAGCCCAGACCATTGGCCtcctggtggggggagggaggcgaTTGGGGCCCACGCTACATCGTACAACCTGGCTCTGGCCCCAGTAACACCCACTTGGGCccaccctgccctgtcctgcttgTGTCCGGCTACCGGACGTCCTGCCTGAGCCCAAGCCGGGGCCGCACCGAGTGTGCACTCAGCACCAGGGAGCCCCCGTTGGCCCCGCCCCCTGCGCCCCACAGCCTGGAGATGGCAGGGGCTGGCCGGCCCCTCCCCAGAGCGTGGACAGGGCAGAGGTGTGGATGGCGGGTGACAGGCAGAGACAGGGCCTCCTGGCGCAGACGCAACGCCCGCAGAGAAACGGTCACATTTCAAAGCCGCAATTAATTTCCTTTGCTTGTTAGCCAATTTATTCAATTAACTGAGCCCTGGAAAAAAGTCCAGATAATGTCGTGTGCCTCCTATTCAAGCTGTCTGTCTGCCTGGTGGTGTTTCCTCCCGACCCGGCCACGGGGTAGGCGCGTCGGTGCCCAGAGAGGGGCACccggggggtgggaggtgggaaatTCCAGGTTGGTGCCCGAAGGCACCAATGGAACTCCAATGCAGTACAGGGCTGCGCCCACACAGACGTCCCTCATGCCACACAAACACCTTCCTCAGGAGTGCCAAGGTGACCAGGCCCTCTCACCCCTGCCTCCTGAGGGCATTCCGGAACATTCCGGGATGGGACGACCTAGCCACCCTGCCTAGCCCATCCCAGCAGGCAGTGACGGGGTGTAGGGAGAAGACGGGCCGCCCCCAACCCACCGCCCGCAGCGGCCCCACCCGGGGAAGTGCCGACAGCAGCTCCAGGCTTGTTTTTGAAGTTTTGGAACAGACGGTCACAGATGGTTCCCGGTGGGGGAGGCATCGCGCGGGCTCAGGAAGGAGGCTCCCCACacccgaggaggaggaggaggaggaagagggacagacagggaggctgCGTGCCTGTCCCCGTCACGTCCCCAGAGCACAGACGACAGGTTCCCCACACATCACGCTGCAGACCCCCTCCTCCACGTCTCCAAGCAGCTGAATAGCAGAGAAAACCATTTCCAGGCCTCTTTCCATCTGAAAGCACCTTGGTGACCGGCCACCTCCCCACCCAgcacacagcagcctcctgggccCCCCGCTGAGGAACTTagagatggggagactgaggcctggAGAGAACGGTGGGGGCTTTGCCTCTGGCCTAGCGGTCTCTGGGCACAGGGTCCTCAGCAACTGGACGCATCACCGAGGTCCAGCCCAGCGTCCTCGACAACGGGACGCATCACCCAGGTCCAGCCCAGCGTCCTCGACAACGGGACGCATCACCGAGGTCCAGCCCAGCGTCCTCGGCAACGGGACGCATCACCGAGGTCCAGCCCAGCGTCCTCGGCAACGGGACGCATCACCGAGGTCCAGCCCAGCGTCCTCGGCAACGGGACGCATCACCGAGGTCCAGCCCAGCGTCCTCGGCAACGGGACGCATCACCGAGGTCCAGTCCTGAAGGGGCCAATCTCAGACACAAGTCTCCACTCTCCTGCAGGATGGTGGGGGGTAACCACCCACAGCCCCAGCCCAAGTCCATCGAGGTGTCACCTGGGCAGGGCCGAGTCCTCCCCCCAGGCATTCGCGGATGTGAGCACAGCGGGTGCTCCTGCCTGTTTTCCCACCCACCTGCCCACTATTCCCATCTGGGGTTCCCGAGCACCCCGAGTTCCAGGAGCAGGCAGCTGAGGGTCAGAAAGcagccctctccccactcccgcCCATTGGGAGAGGCcacggagaggggagaggggacggTGCCAGCACGCTGTGTCCCTCGAGGCAGCCCTGTGTGCCCACAGCAGGTCCCAGAGGACACGTGTGGCTCATGAGAGCCAGGATCTGCTTCCtccagagagagcgagagagacggGCAGGTGAGCAGCCCTACCAGCCCACAACTAAATACCAGCACCGCCCGTCCCTCCAACGCTCCAATACCCAGACCACACACAGGCCTGGGAGCCCGGGGCAGCCAGCTCTCTCTCCGGCCCAGCTGTCCTGGCTGCAAGGAAGAAATGATGGGGAGATAGGAGGGAGGTTTCTCCCACAGCCCAAGACTAATTATGATAATGAATTCGAAGTGGAGAGGCTGGTCCTGGCAGTGGTTGCCAAGGAGACAAGCATCTCAAGCAGCTGGTCCTGATTCCAGGGACCAGCATGGGACGTGACCTCCGGTGGTGGCGCTCGCCTGAACGGTGGGAAAACGGCCCGTGGGTCACGTCTGAGGAACAACCCACGTTGTCCCCGGTGCACGCCCAGGCCCTGTGCCAGCCAAAGCCTCCCCCCCACCAGTCGCAAGCGGCCAAGAGGGCGGTCAGACACACAGCAGCGAGAGGTCAGGGGCACAAGCCTAGCCCAGAGCAGAGGCAGGCCCGTCTTTTAAACAATGAGGATGCAGGGCCGAATCCTGAGCGCGGAGAGGCTGATGGATGTCGGAGAGGCGGGCAGGGAGGGCCCAGGGCagctgggaggggagggcagcCACCAGGGTGGGGGAGGCACCGGCATCGGCCAGAGGAGCCCCCGTCGAGGCCTGACGACACCCCTCTGGGTGGGCAGCCCCGGCCGCACCTGCAGGTCCGCGTTCGCAGGCAGGCACGTGCACTCTGCCCACCCAGCAGCTCTCTGTGAGGGGACCACCCGCCACCAAGGGGAGACCCctctctggtctgtctgtcctccccactcccccatcGCAATCCGGGAAATACTTCTCTTTTGGAGAAGGATGACAAAGCCACTGCCGCCTCCActggaggggtgggggcaacAGGGAGGGTGTCTCTGTGCAGGTAGGATGGAGCCCTCcttccatgccccccccccagaacagactccctctcttccttcaaaGGTTGACTCAGGAGATGGCTGGGGTTATTCACCTCACTTGAAGTATTTAAAGAAACAAGCATTGAACAAACGAAGGGCAGGCTGGGAGGGGGTAAGTCTTGTCACAGCGCCCCTCCCCTGGCCCTGCTGGCTGCTCTCGGGCAGAGCTGGAGAGGTGGGCGGGGAGGGGTCCCTGACATCGAACCCCCCACAGGCTAGAACTGGGGGCACCTGACCAACCGCAAAAGCTGGAAGGTGCTCTCGTCATTGTGAGGGGGAGGGGCGTCCTTGAGGGTTGAGCCCAGCCCCCTTCCCCTGGAGGGGTCTGCAGAAACGCCCTCTCCCAGAATGACGCCCATTCTGACCAATCCCAGGGACTGGTGGTTGCCGGGTGAGCAGAAGCCGGAGAAGACGGTGGCGCCCCTCCCCCCTGGGGaacccctgcccctcctctgcgAGGACCGCAGCAGCTCTGCAGCCTGGAATCTAATTTCGCCCCCTAATAAACTGCTCTGCCCTGAGGACCCACTGCCACTTCCAATCTGCTGGGTGACAGCGCACCTGGCTGCTGACGGCCACTCCGGGCGTCGACCAGACGTGAAGAATCACGCTGGGGGCTCGCCAGGGTCGGAGGCCGCGTTCCGGAGGTGGATATGCACGCAGACCCCTCTCCTGGGACCGAGTCTCAACGCGGTGCAGACCCCCCTTAGCCCAACACACCAGGCACCTGGCTGAGCCTGCTTCTCTGAGGATGGCAAGTTCTGGTCGCTCCCACCTGAGcccaagggtgtggggaggggagtcaGGAACGCACCCAGGAACCTCCCTCGTAGACAGCAGGTGCTCATAAACGCCTGGGACCTGAGAGGCCACAGCTCAGGAGATCCCAGCCCTCAGAAGGTCCAGCTTCCAGC
This genomic interval carries:
- the KCNQ2 gene encoding potassium voltage-gated channel subfamily KQT member 2 isoform X5 — its product is MVQKSRNGGVYPGPSGEKKLKVGFVGLDPGAPDSTRDGALLIAGSEASKRGSILSKPRAGGAGAGKPPKRNAFYRKLQNFLYNVLERPRGWAFIYHAYVFLLVFSCLVLSVFSTIKEYEKSSEGALYILEIVTIVVFGVEYFVRIWAAGCCCRYRGWRGRLKFARKPFCVIDIMVLIASIAVLAAGSQGNVFATSALRSLRFLQILRMIRMDRRGGTWKLLGSVVYAHSKELVTAWYIGFLCLILASFLVYLAEKGENDHFDTYADALWWGLITLTTIGYGDKYPQTWNGRLLAATFTLIGVSFFALPAGILGSGFALKVQEQHRQKHFEKRRNPAAGLIQSAWRFYATNLSRTDLHSTWQYYERTVTVPMYSSQAQTYGASRLIPPLNQLELLRNLKSKSGLTFRKEQQPEPSPSAFNHVTALLGPFRVRSLCLWGRGADPEHRTQARRSV